From a single Pseudomonas serboccidentalis genomic region:
- a CDS encoding adhesin, with protein MNRSLLLLALFGCTSAMADPGSVNNANIQDTGAQYRGNFNVNQAAGDQMQQTNTKAIAIGTNASATTIVRQKLDTPANPSMNASATIGGNAFSNGNGILGVNQGAGANNQMANVTRISISAAPQSVDDSALSQQNVALLPSSGATGTSPGSRQVTTSDQAFTGSRGVIQVNQSAGVGNRMANTLSIRVAD; from the coding sequence ATGAATCGTTCCCTTCTGCTGCTTGCCCTCTTCGGCTGCACCAGTGCGATGGCCGATCCCGGTTCAGTGAACAACGCGAACATCCAGGACACCGGTGCGCAGTACCGCGGCAACTTCAACGTCAACCAGGCCGCCGGCGACCAGATGCAACAGACCAACACCAAGGCGATCGCCATTGGCACCAACGCCAGCGCCACGACCATCGTCAGGCAGAAGCTCGATACACCGGCAAACCCTTCGATGAATGCCAGCGCCACCATTGGCGGCAACGCTTTCAGTAATGGCAACGGGATCCTGGGCGTGAACCAGGGCGCCGGTGCCAACAATCAAATGGCCAACGTGACGCGCATCAGCATCAGTGCTGCCCCGCAAAGCGTTGACGACAGCGCCCTGTCGCAACAGAACGTGGCGCTTTTACCGAGCTCAGGAGCAACTGGTACCTCACCCGGCAGTCGCCAGGTCACGACAAGTGATCAGGCCTTCACCGGCAGCCGAGGGGTAATCCAGGTGAACCAGAGTGCCGGGGTGGGGAACCGCATGGCCAACACCCTGAGCATCCGGGTCGCAGACTGA
- a CDS encoding heme utilization protein encodes MKPTMALKPLVFALAAVMAMAAQAGGNDHGNGHGNGHGNHEPKGPTLEQLLQIGAGAGAAVLDEQNSDGNVVKNQGTVNNANASDSLNGSNGNMGANVAAGDGNQQDNAAALATADESFIFGTAVAASSATQVNNNNYVKNSSTFNNATLNNAGNNGSGNIGINVTAGSFNQQKNNLAIAVSGGRVATAAASANQSSTGLVVENKGVQAYKTDTLTGTYAAAGTFKAKGTATIEGDDHGGYDNRGGHGGNDDQKAKFEAVGTFGLAGVTTQQVLTKDGWKAPVVNNANMTNSMNNFSGNGGANVSAGVGNQQSNSLSIAAGCKACM; translated from the coding sequence ATGAAACCTACAATGGCTCTCAAACCACTGGTTTTCGCACTTGCAGCAGTAATGGCAATGGCGGCTCAAGCGGGCGGCAATGATCATGGTAACGGGCATGGCAATGGTCATGGCAACCATGAACCAAAAGGCCCAACCCTGGAACAACTTCTGCAGATCGGCGCAGGTGCCGGGGCGGCAGTGCTCGACGAACAAAACAGCGATGGCAACGTGGTGAAAAACCAGGGCACGGTCAACAACGCCAACGCCAGCGACTCGCTCAATGGTTCTAACGGCAACATGGGCGCCAACGTTGCAGCCGGCGACGGCAACCAACAAGACAACGCCGCTGCCCTGGCTACCGCCGATGAAAGCTTCATTTTCGGCACTGCTGTTGCTGCCTCGAGTGCGACTCAAGTCAACAACAACAACTATGTGAAAAACTCGTCCACCTTCAATAACGCTACGCTCAACAATGCAGGCAACAATGGTTCCGGCAATATCGGCATCAACGTGACTGCGGGCAGCTTCAACCAGCAGAAAAACAACCTGGCGATCGCCGTATCCGGTGGCCGTGTAGCCACTGCCGCGGCTTCCGCCAACCAGTCCTCAACTGGCCTGGTCGTAGAAAACAAAGGCGTGCAGGCCTACAAAACAGACACCCTTACTGGCACCTACGCGGCCGCTGGCACGTTTAAAGCCAAAGGCACTGCAACCATCGAAGGCGATGACCACGGCGGTTACGACAATCGTGGCGGCCACGGTGGCAATGATGACCAGAAAGCCAAGTTCGAAGCCGTGGGTACCTTTGGCCTCGCTGGCGTCACCACTCAGCAAGTGCTGACCAAAGATGGCTGGAAAGCACCTGTCGTCAACAATGCCAACATGACCAACTCGATGAACAACTTCTCCGGCAACGGCGGAGCCAACGTCTCGGCGGGTGTGGGCAACCAACAAAGCAACTCGCTGTCCATCGCTGCAGGTTGCAAAGCCTGCATGTAA
- a CDS encoding C39 family peptidase, with translation MRKTAFIALLCLSGLTQAAQMPVAALPGGVLVYKNVQSIRERKFSDIVEQKTDFSCGAAALATVLRQAYWLDVDEEHIIKGMLVNADQALVRTQGFSMLDMKRYVESIGMRARGYKIPPEKLDDVTIPVVVLMEIRGYKHFVVLQRSDKSWVYIADPVLGHKRYAHDDFVKGWNGIVFAIVGPGYDKTNALRSPPAPLTAKNKLDSFNPVKDAELMDFGFIQSDFF, from the coding sequence ATGCGTAAGACTGCCTTTATCGCCCTGCTTTGCCTGTCCGGCCTGACCCAGGCTGCGCAGATGCCCGTCGCTGCCCTGCCCGGCGGCGTACTCGTCTACAAAAACGTGCAAAGCATCCGTGAGCGCAAGTTTTCCGACATCGTCGAACAAAAAACCGATTTCAGCTGCGGCGCCGCCGCACTGGCCACGGTACTGCGCCAGGCCTATTGGCTCGACGTCGATGAGGAGCACATCATCAAAGGCATGCTGGTCAACGCTGACCAGGCCCTTGTTCGCACTCAAGGGTTTTCCATGCTGGACATGAAGCGCTACGTAGAAAGCATCGGCATGCGCGCCAGGGGTTACAAGATTCCGCCGGAAAAGCTCGACGATGTCACGATCCCGGTGGTGGTACTGATGGAAATTCGCGGCTACAAGCATTTCGTGGTGCTGCAGCGCTCGGACAAGAGTTGGGTTTACATCGCAGACCCGGTTCTCGGCCACAAACGCTACGCCCATGATGACTTTGTCAAAGGCTGGAACGGCATTGTCTTCGCCATCGTCGGCCCCGGATACGACAAAACCAATGCACTGCGCAGTCCTCCGGCACCGCTGACCGCCAAGAACAAGCTCGATTCTTTCAACCCTGTCAAAGATGCTGAATTGATGGACTTCGGGTTCATACAGAGCGACTTCTTTTAA
- a CDS encoding BON domain-containing protein has protein sequence MTPNRLGLLALTLCLGISGCTSVVNASREAPIEDDRGTRTFGSKIDDSLIETKVGVNVAKADPALDNDSHIVVTSFNGVVLLAGQTPREDLKAKAEQAAANVQRVKKVHNELQVLQPSSLLARQNDAWLTTKIKTQMLTDANIPGSRIKVVTENGIVYLLGLLTKQEAQQATNLVQSVSGVQKIVKLFEYID, from the coding sequence ATGACCCCTAATCGCCTTGGCCTTCTGGCCTTGACCCTGTGCCTCGGCATCAGTGGCTGCACCTCGGTGGTGAATGCCAGCCGTGAAGCGCCGATTGAAGACGACCGCGGCACCCGAACCTTCGGTAGCAAAATCGATGACTCGCTGATCGAGACCAAAGTCGGCGTCAACGTGGCCAAGGCCGACCCGGCCCTGGACAACGATTCGCACATCGTCGTCACCAGCTTCAACGGCGTGGTGCTGCTCGCCGGCCAGACGCCGCGCGAAGACCTCAAAGCCAAGGCCGAACAGGCCGCCGCCAACGTCCAGCGCGTGAAGAAGGTGCACAACGAGCTGCAAGTGCTGCAACCTTCCTCCCTGCTGGCACGCCAGAACGACGCCTGGCTGACCACCAAGATCAAGACTCAGATGCTGACCGACGCCAACATTCCCGGCTCGCGCATCAAAGTCGTGACCGAGAACGGCATCGTCTATCTGCTGGGCCTGCTGACCAAGCAGGAAGCTCAACAGGCGACCAATCTGGTGCAAAGCGTTTCCGGCGTGCAGAAGATCGTGAAGCTGTTCGAATACATCGACTGA
- a CDS encoding phosphoheptose isomerase, producing the protein MDMQSRIRQLFQASIDTKQQAMDVLAPHIEQASQIMVNALLNEGKMLSCGNGGSAGDAQHFSSELLNRFERERPSLPAIALTTDSSTITSIANDYSYNEVFSKQIRALGQPGDVLLAISTSGNSANIIQAIQAAHDREMIVVALTGRDGGGMASLLLPEDVEIRVPAHVTARIQEVHLLAIHCLCDLIDSQLFGSEE; encoded by the coding sequence ATGGACATGCAATCCCGAATTCGCCAGCTTTTCCAGGCCAGTATCGACACCAAGCAACAGGCGATGGACGTACTTGCACCGCACATCGAGCAAGCCAGCCAGATCATGGTCAATGCCCTGCTCAACGAAGGCAAAATGCTTTCGTGCGGCAACGGTGGCTCTGCCGGCGACGCCCAGCACTTCTCATCCGAACTGCTGAACCGCTTCGAGCGCGAACGTCCGAGCCTGCCCGCCATCGCCCTGACCACCGACAGCTCGACGATCACCTCGATCGCCAATGACTACAGCTACAACGAAGTGTTCTCCAAGCAGATCCGCGCGCTCGGTCAGCCAGGCGATGTGTTGCTGGCCATTTCGACCAGCGGTAACTCGGCAAACATTATTCAAGCGATCCAGGCCGCACATGATCGCGAAATGATTGTCGTAGCATTGACTGGCCGCGACGGCGGCGGCATGGCATCACTGCTGCTGCCTGAAGACGTCGAGATTCGCGTACCGGCCCATGTCACTGCACGTATTCAGGAAGTCCATCTGCTGGCGATCCATTGCCTCTGCGATCTGATCGACAGCCAACTGTTCGGGAGTGAAGAATGA
- a CDS encoding YraN family protein, with protein sequence MPDSSHLQSGKDAERQALDHLQHQGLRLLAQNWSCKRGELDLVMLDGDTVVFVEVRYRKNTQWGGALASIDERKRQKLIFAAQYFLQRESRWADSPCRFDVVAIDRHPDQLNWLQNAFDG encoded by the coding sequence ATGCCCGACAGCTCGCACCTGCAAAGCGGTAAAGATGCCGAGCGCCAGGCGCTCGATCATCTGCAACATCAGGGTCTGCGCCTGTTGGCGCAGAACTGGTCATGCAAACGCGGCGAGCTTGATCTGGTCATGCTTGATGGCGATACAGTAGTATTCGTGGAAGTCCGTTACAGAAAAAACACTCAATGGGGTGGCGCGCTCGCTAGCATCGATGAGCGCAAACGGCAGAAACTGATTTTCGCCGCACAGTATTTTCTTCAGCGCGAGTCGCGCTGGGCCGACTCCCCTTGCCGCTTCGACGTGGTGGCCATCGACAGGCACCCGGATCAGTTGAACTGGCTGCAGAATGCGTTCGATGGTTGA
- a CDS encoding penicillin-binding protein activator: MIACLRLFTALCFAALLAACASSPSSSLGELPRTPDASIEQLLEQATQAKTPEKAALLRLSAADLAYRQGNAGQSAQILQQVPMEQLKPGQQIFASTLSAELAMTRNQPKAALTALSHPSLQHLSEMPEEQQVRTGTVHARALEADGQTLAAARERIFIAPMLKGEAASKNHEAIWTLIASLPTDQLQPNTADDLGGWMGLALAVKTAGTLEQQQAAIDAWRAQNPKHPAAINLPLPLTKLKELASQPLSKIALLLPQDGPLASVGKALREGFMAAHYQAQQAGQKPPAIEFYDSSKLTSMDEFYRKAQADGVQLVVGPLEKPLVKQLSTRPQLPITTLALNYSEGDQGPAQLFQFGLAAEDEAREVSRRARADGLHRAAIMVPKGEWGDRVLRAFSQDWQANGGSIVATERVDQPVQLAQQIADMFQLRQSEARAKSLQNAAGTNVAAQPSRRQDIEFIFLAATPQQAQQIKPTLNFQYAGDVPVYATSHVYSASGDVNQYNDMNGVRFCETPWLLEANDPLRQQVTAQWPQAAGSLGRLYAMGVDAYRLAPRLGQLKALPDSRIEGQSGSLGMTQTQRVVRQLPWAQFVNGQVQRLPDTPR; the protein is encoded by the coding sequence GCTTCGCTGCCTTGCTGGCGGCCTGCGCCAGCTCCCCTTCCTCCAGCCTTGGCGAACTTCCACGGACTCCGGATGCCAGCATCGAGCAACTGCTCGAACAGGCGACCCAGGCCAAGACGCCGGAAAAAGCCGCCCTGTTGCGCCTGAGCGCGGCAGACCTGGCTTATCGCCAAGGCAACGCCGGCCAGTCCGCGCAGATCTTGCAACAAGTGCCGATGGAGCAGTTGAAGCCTGGCCAGCAGATCTTCGCCAGCACCCTGTCTGCTGAACTGGCGATGACGCGCAATCAGCCCAAGGCTGCGCTGACCGCCCTGAGCCATCCGAGCCTGCAACACCTGAGCGAGATGCCGGAAGAGCAGCAGGTGCGCACGGGCACCGTGCATGCCCGCGCGCTGGAAGCCGACGGCCAGACCCTGGCAGCCGCTCGCGAGCGCATCTTTATCGCGCCAATGCTCAAAGGCGAAGCCGCCAGCAAGAACCACGAAGCGATCTGGACCCTGATCGCCTCGCTGCCGACAGATCAACTGCAACCCAACACCGCCGACGATCTCGGTGGCTGGATGGGCCTGGCCCTGGCGGTGAAAACGGCCGGCACCCTGGAGCAGCAGCAAGCCGCGATCGATGCCTGGCGCGCGCAGAATCCAAAACACCCGGCCGCGATCAACCTGCCGTTGCCGCTGACCAAACTCAAGGAACTGGCCAGCCAGCCCCTGAGCAAGATCGCACTGCTGCTGCCGCAAGACGGCCCGCTGGCTTCGGTCGGCAAAGCGCTTCGTGAAGGCTTCATGGCGGCGCACTACCAGGCGCAACAGGCCGGTCAGAAGCCGCCAGCCATTGAGTTCTACGACAGCTCCAAGCTGACCTCGATGGACGAGTTCTACCGCAAGGCCCAGGCCGATGGCGTGCAATTGGTAGTCGGCCCGCTGGAAAAACCGCTGGTCAAACAACTGAGCACTCGCCCGCAACTGCCGATCACTACCCTCGCGCTGAACTACAGCGAGGGCGATCAAGGCCCGGCACAACTGTTCCAGTTCGGTCTGGCCGCTGAAGACGAAGCCCGCGAAGTCTCGCGTCGGGCCCGTGCCGACGGCCTGCACCGCGCAGCGATCATGGTGCCGAAGGGCGAATGGGGCGACCGCGTATTGCGTGCGTTCAGCCAGGACTGGCAGGCCAATGGCGGCAGCATCGTTGCCACCGAGCGTGTCGATCAGCCGGTGCAACTGGCCCAGCAGATCGCCGACATGTTCCAGCTGCGTCAAAGCGAAGCCCGCGCCAAGAGTCTGCAGAATGCCGCCGGCACCAACGTAGCCGCACAGCCTTCGCGTCGTCAGGACATCGAATTCATCTTCCTGGCTGCCACTCCGCAACAGGCGCAGCAGATCAAGCCGACCCTGAACTTCCAGTACGCCGGTGACGTTCCGGTCTACGCCACCTCTCACGTCTACAGCGCCAGCGGTGATGTGAACCAGTACAACGACATGAACGGCGTTCGCTTCTGCGAAACCCCATGGTTGCTCGAAGCCAATGACCCGCTGCGCCAACAAGTCACCGCACAATGGCCACAAGCGGCCGGCAGCCTCGGCCGTTTGTACGCGATGGGTGTCGACGCCTACCGCCTGGCACCGCGCCTGGGTCAGTTGAAGGCCCTGCCGGACAGCCGCATCGAAGGTCAGTCGGGCAGCCTGGGCATGACCCAGACCCAACGCGTGGTACGCCAGTTGCCTTGGGCGCAGTTCGTCAACGGTCAGGTTCAACGCCTGCCGGACACCCCGCGCTAA